In the Candidatus Poribacteria bacterium genome, TCACCGACCGTCTCGGCGACGATCTCCGGCTACGTCGTGGCTGACGGCGAGATCGTCAAGGTGACCTATGATCCCACGCTCCTGGAAGCGACGACCAACCTGATGGGCCCGACGAAGATCCGACATATCGTCAGCCCGACGCCGCCCGCGCTGGTCGTCGTCGCGCTCGACGCCAGCGGCAACCAGGCGACGAAGGAGGTCGCGGCGGCAGTTCCTCCGGCGGTTGCGGTTCGACCTGCGCCGTCGGCACACCGACTGCTCGCAAACTACCCCAATCCCTTCAACCCGGAGACGTGGATTCCCTTCGAGCTGAAGGAGGGTTCCGCCGTCACGGTGAACGTCTACGACGTGGCGGGGGCTCTCGTTCGCAAGCTCGACGTGGGCTACCGCGAGCCGGGGTACTACACGTCGCGTGACGAGGCGGCGTACTGGGACGGTCGGAACGAGCTCGGGGAGCGGGTCGCGAGCGGGGTGTACTTCTACGAGCTCCGGGCGGGTTCCTTCCGGGAGACACGGCGGATGGTGATCCACAAGTAGAGGGGACTCAACCAAGCGGGCGGCTCTGAGAGCCGCCCCTACGAGCCGCCCCTGCGACCCGTCCGCAACCAGTGTGAGGGGGTAGCTCCCCTCCTACGGGTCCGACCGACGGACTCGACGCTTCATCCGCGCGCGCCCATCTCTCCGTCGAGGGGTGGGCGCGCTTGTTGTTGCGGGCCCGCGCTCTGATGTGACCGCTACGCGAAGAGCGACGCCCGCAGCGCGCCGACGTCCACGGACCTACACCGTCGAGCAACTCACCGAGCGTTTGGCTACGCTCTAATGCAACCGAGTACTAGCGTCTGGCGGCGCGGCCGGTCACCGACCGTTCGGCGTCGCGGATCGCTTCGAGAACAGCTTCCGGATCGCCCGCGCTCAGAACTCGCTCCCGCACGTCTCCTCGGGCGAACAGGCGGCTGATGTGGCTCAGGAGCTGCAAGTACAGCCCGTCGAGTCCTTCCTGGGCGACGATCAGGCAGATGATCTTGGCGGGTTCGTTGTCGATGGAGTCGTAATCGACGCCGGACGGCAGGATCCCAAGACAGCAGAAGACGCCGTCGACTCCGTCCGCCTGCGCGTGGGGCACCGCGATTCCGTGTCCCAACGCCGTCGAATGCAGCGCCTCTCGCTCCATCACTCGATCCGCGTAGACCTGGACATCGGCGAC is a window encoding:
- a CDS encoding PTS sugar transporter subunit IIA encodes the protein MRLSDALDIDRIAIGMTAPDKETALRALIDLAVERGCIHVADVQVYADRVMEREALHSTALGHGIAVPHAQADGVDGVFCCLGILPSGVDYDSIDNEPAKIICLIVAQEGLDGLYLQLLSHISRLFARGDVRERVLSAGDPEAVLEAIRDAERSVTGRAARR